The following are from one region of the Lacinutrix sp. Bg11-31 genome:
- a CDS encoding nucleotide sugar dehydrogenase — translation MNKKIAIIGLGYVGLPLAVEFAKKYKVVGFDINNSRIDQLNSGHDSTLEVSDSNLESVLNQKENGLALSFNAEDIKSCNIFIVTVPTPVDKNHRPILTPLIKASETIGKVLKKGDIVIYESTVYPGVTEDECVPILEKVSGLKFNEDFFCGYSPERINPGDKTHTVANIKKVTSGSTPKIGEEVNSLYASIITAGTHLAPSIKVAEAAKVIENAQRDINIAFVNELAMIFNKLDIDTHAVLEAAATKWNFLPFKPGLVGGHCIGVDPYYLAQKAQEVGYHPEIILAGRRLNDSMGEFVATEVLKLMVKNDIAIKNAKVLMLGITFKENCPDIRNTKAIDVYNALVNFNMDVDVYDPWASNEEVFNEYQIHTTDKIKETYDAIVHVVAHKEFTTLDLESIKNKNAIVYDVKGNLELKKITKRL, via the coding sequence ATGAACAAAAAAATAGCCATTATTGGCCTAGGATATGTAGGTCTTCCTTTAGCAGTAGAATTTGCTAAAAAATATAAAGTAGTAGGTTTTGATATAAACAACTCTAGAATAGATCAATTAAACTCTGGCCACGATAGCACTTTAGAAGTGTCAGATTCTAACTTAGAATCAGTTCTTAATCAAAAAGAAAATGGTTTAGCCTTAAGTTTTAATGCTGAAGATATTAAATCTTGTAATATTTTTATTGTAACAGTACCTACACCAGTTGATAAAAACCATAGACCAATATTAACACCTTTAATAAAGGCTTCTGAAACAATTGGTAAAGTACTTAAAAAAGGAGACATAGTTATTTATGAGTCTACGGTTTATCCAGGAGTTACAGAAGATGAATGTGTCCCAATTTTAGAAAAAGTAAGTGGGTTGAAATTTAATGAAGATTTTTTCTGTGGTTACTCTCCAGAAAGAATTAATCCAGGTGATAAAACACATACGGTTGCTAATATTAAAAAAGTAACTTCAGGCTCTACACCTAAAATAGGTGAAGAAGTTAACAGCTTATACGCTTCTATAATTACTGCGGGAACACATTTAGCGCCTTCAATAAAAGTTGCTGAAGCTGCCAAGGTAATTGAGAATGCTCAAAGAGACATTAACATTGCTTTTGTTAATGAACTTGCAATGATTTTTAATAAGTTAGATATTGATACACATGCAGTTTTAGAAGCAGCAGCAACCAAATGGAACTTTTTACCTTTTAAACCAGGTTTAGTTGGAGGTCATTGTATAGGTGTAGACCCATATTATTTAGCTCAAAAGGCTCAAGAAGTAGGCTACCATCCTGAAATAATTTTAGCAGGAAGACGTTTAAATGATTCTATGGGAGAATTTGTAGCTACCGAAGTTTTAAAGCTAATGGTTAAAAATGATATAGCTATTAAAAACGCTAAGGTCTTAATGCTAGGCATTACTTTTAAAGAAAACTGCCCAGATATTAGAAACACCAAGGCTATCGATGTTTATAATGCATTAGTTAACTTTAATATGGATGTTGATGTATACGATCCATGGGCTTCAAATGAAGAAGTTTTTAATGAATATCAAATTCATACTACAGATAAAATTAAGGAAACTTACGACGCTATTGTTCATGTAGTAGCTCATAAAGAATTCACAACATTAGACTTGGAATCAATTAAAAATAAAAACGCTATAGTGTACGATGTAAAAGGAAATTTAGAATTAAAAAAAATAACAAAAAGACTATAA
- the rfbD gene encoding dTDP-4-dehydrorhamnose reductase: protein MKTKVLVTGANGQLAQTIKVLYSANKENVQFVFVNKNELDITNYKEVSNFFSINNYDYCINCAAYTNVEQAEEFIELVFKINAEAVKNLALLCKKHRTVLIHISTDYVFDGKEETPYLETDLTNPINQYGKSKLKGEQCISNSLKEHFIIRTSWLYSNYGKNFVKTIANKIKENSELKITIAETGTPTSCIDLSSFLYYLITTKSNKYGIYHFSNEGITTWYGFAVEIAKHFNSFDLKKIVPVEGFITKARRPKYSVMSKDKILLNFKLSPNNWKDALSRVLETF from the coding sequence ATGAAGACTAAAGTTTTAGTAACTGGTGCAAATGGACAATTAGCACAAACAATAAAAGTATTATATAGTGCAAACAAAGAAAATGTTCAGTTTGTTTTTGTAAATAAAAATGAATTAGATATTACTAATTATAAGGAGGTTTCTAACTTTTTTTCAATAAACAATTATGATTATTGCATTAATTGTGCAGCTTATACAAATGTAGAGCAAGCAGAAGAATTTATAGAATTAGTCTTTAAGATTAATGCTGAAGCGGTAAAAAACTTAGCGCTTTTATGTAAAAAACATAGAACAGTTTTAATTCATATTTCAACTGATTATGTTTTTGATGGAAAAGAAGAAACACCATATCTTGAAACAGATCTAACTAATCCAATCAACCAATATGGTAAGTCTAAATTAAAAGGCGAGCAGTGTATCTCTAACTCATTAAAGGAGCATTTTATTATTAGAACGTCATGGTTATATTCAAACTATGGTAAGAATTTTGTAAAAACAATTGCAAATAAAATAAAAGAAAACTCAGAACTTAAAATTACAATTGCAGAAACAGGAACACCAACAAGTTGTATAGATTTAAGTAGTTTTTTATATTATTTAATAACTACAAAAAGTAATAAATATGGTATTTACCATTTTAGTAATGAGGGTATTACAACCTGGTATGGTTTTGCAGTAGAAATTGCAAAACATTTTAATTCTTTTGATCTTAAAAAGATAGTTCCAGTAGAAGGGTTTATAACTAAAGCAAGACGACCAAAATATAGTGTAATGTCTAAAGATAAAATATTATTAAATTTTAAGCTCTCACCAAACAATTGGAAAGATGCCTTATCTCGTGTTTTAGAAACGTTTTAA
- the rfbC gene encoding dTDP-4-dehydrorhamnose 3,5-epimerase: MKIFETKLKGCLIIEPKVFEDKRGSFFESFNTKQFNDLTNSKTNFVQDNESYSTKGVLRGLHYQTGLHAQAKLVRVIKGRVLDVAVDLRKSSKTFGEYVSVELSEANKKQLFVPRDFAHGFIVLSETAIFSYKCDNYYDKESEQGIIFSDKDLNIDWKLPKEEFLISEKDIILPTFKNAVLP; encoded by the coding sequence ATGAAAATTTTCGAAACTAAATTAAAAGGCTGCTTAATTATTGAGCCTAAGGTTTTTGAAGACAAAAGAGGTTCTTTTTTTGAAAGCTTTAATACAAAGCAGTTTAATGATTTAACGAATTCTAAAACTAATTTTGTTCAAGATAACGAATCATATTCTACAAAAGGAGTTTTAAGAGGGCTGCATTACCAAACAGGATTGCATGCTCAAGCAAAGCTTGTGCGTGTAATTAAAGGAAGGGTTCTAGACGTAGCTGTAGATTTAAGAAAAAGTTCTAAAACATTTGGAGAATATGTTTCAGTAGAACTTTCTGAAGCAAATAAAAAACAACTTTTTGTTCCTAGAGACTTTGCCCATGGATTTATTGTATTAAGCGAGACAGCAATTTTTTCTTATAAATGTGATAATTATTACGATAAAGAGTCTGAACAAGGAATTATTTTTAGTGATAAAGATTTGAATATTGATTGGAAACTACCTAAAGAAGAGTTCTTGATTTCAGAAAAAGACATCATACTTCCAACATTTAAAAATGCTGTTTTACCATGA
- the rfbA gene encoding glucose-1-phosphate thymidylyltransferase RfbA: MKGIILAGGSGTRLHPLTLAVSKQLMPIYDKPMIYYPLSTLMSSGIKDILIISTPHDLPLFEALLGDGKKFGCNFEYAIQEEPNGLAEAFIIGADFIGKDKVALILGDNIFYGTGLEKLLQENSDPEGGVIYAYHVHDPERYGVAEFDEHGKVISIEEKPENPKSNYAVPGIYFYDNEVVNIAKNIKPSPRGELEITDVNKEYLKQGKLKVSVLDKGTAWLDTGTFNSLMQASQFVQVIEERQGLKIGAIEEVAYKMGYINKSQLQELIKPLVKSGYGKHLLSIIEE; the protein is encoded by the coding sequence ATGAAAGGTATAATATTGGCAGGAGGATCAGGCACACGCTTACACCCATTAACATTGGCAGTAAGTAAACAACTAATGCCTATTTATGATAAGCCAATGATCTATTACCCATTGTCAACATTAATGTCGTCTGGTATAAAAGATATACTAATTATTTCTACACCTCACGATTTACCTTTATTTGAAGCTTTACTTGGAGATGGAAAAAAATTTGGGTGTAATTTCGAATACGCAATTCAAGAAGAGCCTAATGGTTTAGCAGAAGCTTTTATTATTGGAGCCGATTTTATAGGCAAAGATAAAGTTGCGCTTATTCTAGGGGATAATATATTTTATGGAACAGGTTTAGAAAAGTTATTACAAGAGAATAGTGACCCAGAAGGAGGTGTTATTTATGCTTATCATGTGCATGACCCAGAGCGTTATGGTGTTGCAGAGTTTGATGAGCACGGAAAAGTTATTTCAATTGAAGAGAAACCTGAAAACCCTAAATCTAATTATGCCGTTCCTGGTATTTATTTTTATGACAATGAAGTTGTAAATATTGCTAAGAATATAAAACCAAGTCCTAGAGGTGAGTTAGAAATAACAGATGTAAATAAAGAATACTTAAAGCAAGGAAAACTAAAAGTTAGTGTTCTAGATAAAGGGACTGCTTGGTTAGATACAGGAACATTTAATTCATTAATGCAAGCTTCACAATTTGTTCAAGTAATAGAAGAAAGACAAGGTTTAAAAATAGGAGCAATAGAAGAAGTAGCTTATAAAATGGGTTATATTAACAAATCTCAACTTCAAGAACTTATTAAACCATTAGTAAAAAGTGGATATGGAAAACATCTACTTAGTATTATTGAGGAATAA
- the rfbB gene encoding dTDP-glucose 4,6-dehydratase yields the protein MKTILITGGAGFIGSNFILYFLENNKDTHIVNLDKLTYAGDITNTKEVKNNPSYTFVEGDICNRELLEDLFNKYSFSGVIHFAAESHVDNSIKNPSAFIDTNITGTFNLIDVAKAYWMDGPNQIKTGFEAARFHHISTDEVYGTLGETGLFTEQTPYAPNSPYSASKASSDFIVRSYFHTYGLNVITTNCSNNYGPKQHNEKLIPTIIRKAISGENIPIYGDGKNIRDWLYVLDHCKGIELVYKKGKAGETYNIGGRNERDNLCIVKTICEILDNVKPSKKSYKEQITFVKDRPGHDFRYAIDANKLEKELGWKADENFETGIKKTIEWYLNKYNNK from the coding sequence ATTAAAACGATTTTAATTACTGGTGGAGCAGGTTTTATAGGCTCTAACTTTATACTATATTTTTTAGAAAACAATAAGGACACCCATATTGTAAATTTAGACAAGCTTACATATGCAGGAGATATTACAAATACAAAAGAGGTTAAAAATAACCCAAGTTATACTTTTGTAGAAGGAGATATTTGTAATAGAGAACTTCTTGAAGATTTGTTTAATAAATATAGCTTTTCTGGCGTAATTCATTTTGCAGCAGAATCTCATGTTGATAATTCTATTAAAAATCCAAGTGCTTTTATAGACACTAATATTACTGGAACATTTAACTTAATTGATGTTGCAAAGGCGTATTGGATGGATGGACCAAATCAAATAAAAACAGGTTTTGAAGCGGCAAGATTTCACCACATTTCAACCGATGAGGTTTATGGAACTTTAGGTGAAACAGGTTTGTTTACAGAGCAAACACCTTATGCCCCAAATAGCCCTTATAGCGCATCTAAGGCATCATCAGATTTTATTGTGCGTAGTTATTTTCATACCTACGGATTAAATGTTATTACGACTAATTGCTCTAATAATTATGGGCCAAAACAACATAACGAAAAATTAATACCAACCATTATTAGAAAAGCGATTTCTGGTGAGAATATTCCAATTTATGGAGATGGGAAAAATATTCGCGATTGGTTATATGTTTTAGACCATTGCAAAGGGATTGAATTGGTTTATAAAAAGGGTAAAGCAGGAGAAACTTACAATATTGGAGGAAGAAACGAAAGAGACAATTTGTGTATTGTAAAAACAATTTGTGAGATTTTAGATAATGTTAAACCATCTAAGAAGTCGTATAAAGAACAAATTACTTTTGTAAAAGATAGACCAGGACACGATTTTAGATATGCCATTGATGCAAACAAGCTAGAAAAAGAATTAGGTTGGAAAGCAGACGAGAACTTTGAAACAGGCATAAAAAAAACAATAGAATGGTATTTAAATAAATATAACAATAAATGA
- a CDS encoding GH3 auxin-responsive promoter family protein — MLSLKAALAKPFAKRVYKKVQKWANNPIETQEKVFRDLIRGASETAFGKDHGFNTIKNHDDYVKHVPIRDYEALKPYVERVVAGEENILWKGKPLYFAKTSGTTSGAKYIPITAESMPNHVNAARNAILLYIHETGNSKFVDGKMIFLQGSPILTEQNGVQLGRLSGIVAHYVPKYLQKNRLPSWETNCIEDWETKVDAVVEETLPEDMTIISGIPSWVQMYFEKLQKKTGQKVGDIFKNFNLFIFGGVNYEPYRAKFENLIGRKVDSIELYPASEGFFAFQDKQEEKGMLLQLDSGMFYEFILVEDFFEDNPKRITIKDVEVGENYVLIISTNAGLWAYNVGDTVIFTSTKPYRVIVSGRIKHFISAFGEHVIGKEVEHALRIATEGTLVRINEFTVAPQISPESGLPYHEWFIEFENEPESLSALAQKIDQALQQQNSYYLDLIIGKVLQPLKISVIQKNGFQNYMKSIGKLGGQNKIPRLANDRKIAKALNTEIILK, encoded by the coding sequence ATGCTATCACTAAAAGCAGCTTTAGCAAAACCATTTGCTAAAAGAGTTTATAAAAAAGTTCAGAAATGGGCTAATAATCCTATTGAAACCCAGGAAAAGGTTTTTCGAGATTTAATTAGAGGAGCTTCGGAAACAGCCTTTGGAAAAGATCACGGTTTTAATACTATAAAAAATCATGACGATTATGTAAAACATGTTCCTATTCGTGATTATGAAGCACTAAAACCGTACGTAGAAAGAGTAGTTGCAGGTGAAGAAAATATTCTTTGGAAAGGAAAACCACTCTATTTTGCAAAAACATCTGGTACAACATCAGGCGCAAAATACATTCCTATTACTGCCGAAAGTATGCCTAATCATGTAAATGCAGCACGAAATGCCATCTTGCTTTATATTCATGAAACAGGAAATTCTAAATTTGTAGATGGTAAAATGATTTTCCTTCAAGGCAGTCCCATTTTAACAGAACAAAACGGCGTGCAATTAGGACGATTATCTGGAATAGTAGCTCATTACGTACCTAAATACCTTCAAAAAAACAGATTGCCTTCATGGGAAACCAATTGTATTGAAGACTGGGAAACTAAAGTAGATGCAGTAGTAGAGGAAACATTACCAGAAGACATGACTATTATTTCTGGTATTCCATCTTGGGTTCAAATGTATTTTGAAAAGCTTCAGAAAAAAACAGGACAAAAAGTTGGTGATATTTTCAAGAATTTTAACCTTTTCATTTTTGGAGGCGTTAATTACGAACCTTACAGAGCCAAGTTCGAAAACTTAATAGGACGAAAAGTAGATAGTATAGAATTGTATCCTGCGAGTGAAGGTTTCTTCGCTTTTCAAGATAAGCAAGAAGAAAAAGGAATGTTGCTACAGCTAGATTCTGGAATGTTTTACGAATTTATTTTAGTTGAAGACTTTTTTGAAGATAACCCAAAACGAATTACAATAAAAGATGTTGAAGTTGGTGAAAATTACGTTTTAATAATTTCTACAAATGCAGGATTATGGGCTTATAATGTTGGAGACACAGTAATTTTTACAAGTACAAAACCATATCGCGTTATTGTTTCAGGACGTATAAAACACTTTATTTCTGCCTTTGGCGAGCATGTAATTGGTAAAGAAGTAGAACACGCTTTAAGAATAGCTACAGAAGGTACTTTAGTTAGAATTAATGAGTTTACGGTTGCACCACAAATTAGTCCAGAATCTGGATTACCATATCACGAATGGTTTATAGAGTTTGAAAACGAACCTGAAAGTCTTTCCGCTTTAGCGCAAAAAATAGACCAAGCTTTACAACAACAGAATAGTTATTATTTAGACTTAATAATAGGTAAAGTTTTACAACCTTTAAAGATCTCAGTAATTCAAAAAAACGGATTTCAAAATTACATGAAATCAATAGGGAAATTAGGTGGGCAGAATAAAATTCCACGTCTTGCAAACGATCGAAAAATTGCTAAGGCATTAAATACTGAAATAATACTGAAATAA
- a CDS encoding S9 family peptidase: METYKINYKSEGLNIEGFIAKPITNKEKAKLPAIIFCRGGNQSFGMLNAYQLKMINQLAENGFVVLASQLRGNIASEGVDEFGGKDVNDILKLIDIAKELDFVDAKNIHVLGYSRGGMNTYQVSKLTDNINSIAVVGSPTNKFKAIKFRESMYQYVYKPLFGDTIQNKNAYVNRSAVFWHNKLNEPTLILHGSDDSRVALEEAQQIIDSLTASNKKDFEYKIFEAGNHSLSNYREERDSLIINWFKTHNK; the protein is encoded by the coding sequence GTGGAAACCTATAAAATTAATTATAAATCTGAAGGTTTAAATATTGAAGGTTTTATTGCAAAACCAATAACAAATAAGGAAAAGGCAAAATTACCAGCAATTATTTTTTGTAGAGGCGGAAATCAAAGTTTTGGAATGCTTAATGCATACCAACTAAAAATGATAAATCAATTAGCAGAAAACGGATTTGTAGTTTTAGCCTCTCAACTTAGAGGAAATATAGCAAGTGAAGGCGTTGATGAGTTTGGAGGAAAAGATGTAAATGATATTTTAAAGTTAATAGATATAGCAAAAGAATTAGATTTTGTAGATGCCAAAAATATTCATGTTTTAGGCTATTCTAGAGGAGGAATGAATACTTATCAAGTGTCTAAATTAACAGATAATATAAATAGTATTGCTGTAGTAGGAAGCCCAACCAATAAATTTAAAGCCATTAAATTTAGAGAAAGCATGTATCAATATGTATACAAACCTTTGTTTGGTGATACAATACAAAACAAAAACGCTTACGTTAATCGATCAGCAGTATTCTGGCATAATAAATTAAACGAGCCAACCTTAATTCTTCATGGAAGTGATGACTCTAGAGTGGCACTAGAGGAAGCGCAACAAATTATAGATTCGCTTACTGCATCAAACAAAAAAGATTTTGAATATAAAATATTTGAAGCAGGAAATCATTCACTTTCAAACTATAGAGAAGAAAGGGATAGTTTAATTATTAACTGGTTTAAAACACACAACAAATAA
- a CDS encoding M23 family metallopeptidase has translation MAKKIKKTKKISKKLLNKYRLVILNEDTFEERLTFKLTRLNVFVLLGISSIALVAFTILLIAFTPLREYIPGYSSTALKKQAVELSYKTDSLQQVITYNDQYYASIRKVLKGEVSTVKFNRDSIIEAAKTDASEVDLSASEADSILRAKVDKEDKYNLFETAKSKTNFVLFPPVNGEISEQYNAKEKHYAVDIVVAKNTPVKATADGTVIFAEWTAETGFVILIEHSYGLLSVYKHNTTLTKEQGDLVKAGEVIATSGNTGDLSTGPHLHFELWSDGYSVNPTNFIDFKK, from the coding sequence ATGGCTAAGAAGATTAAAAAGACTAAAAAAATATCTAAGAAACTACTTAATAAGTATCGTTTAGTAATACTAAACGAAGATACTTTCGAGGAGCGATTAACATTTAAACTCACACGTTTAAATGTATTTGTGCTACTTGGTATTTCGTCTATTGCATTAGTAGCTTTTACAATTTTACTAATTGCTTTTACGCCATTGCGAGAATATATTCCAGGTTATTCTTCAACCGCTTTAAAAAAGCAAGCAGTAGAGCTTAGCTATAAAACAGACTCGTTACAACAGGTAATTACCTATAACGATCAATATTATGCTTCAATAAGAAAAGTACTAAAAGGCGAAGTAAGTACTGTAAAGTTTAATAGAGACTCTATAATAGAAGCAGCTAAAACAGACGCAAGTGAAGTAGATTTGTCTGCTAGTGAAGCCGATTCTATATTAAGAGCAAAAGTTGATAAAGAAGATAAATACAATCTTTTCGAAACTGCAAAATCTAAAACTAATTTTGTGTTATTTCCACCAGTAAATGGTGAAATTAGTGAGCAATATAATGCTAAAGAAAAACATTATGCAGTAGATATAGTAGTAGCAAAAAACACACCAGTTAAAGCTACTGCAGATGGCACAGTAATTTTTGCAGAATGGACAGCAGAAACAGGCTTTGTAATCTTAATAGAGCACAGTTACGGGTTGCTTTCTGTATATAAGCACAATACTACGCTTACTAAAGAACAAGGCGATTTAGTAAAAGCAGGAGAAGTAATTGCAACCTCAGGAAATACAGGAGACTTGTCTACAGGACCACATTTACATTTCGAGTTATGGAGCGATGGTTATTCTGTAAACCCAACTAATTTTATAGATTTTAAGAAATAG
- a CDS encoding twin-arginine translocase TatA/TatE family subunit: MISLSIFLGAFGPWQIGLIVIAILLLFGGKKIPELMKGLGSGIKEFKDASKEDEEKAEEKK; this comes from the coding sequence ATGATATCATTAAGTATATTTTTAGGTGCATTTGGACCATGGCAAATTGGATTAATAGTTATAGCTATTTTATTACTTTTTGGAGGTAAAAAAATCCCAGAACTTATGAAAGGACTTGGAAGCGGAATTAAAGAATTTAAAGACGCTAGTAAAGAAGATGAGGAAAAAGCTGAAGAAAAAAAGTAA
- a CDS encoding DUF4837 family protein, whose product MRKLILLVVIIATTFSCDNSSKGGIKILPDSAGPVNKIAIVVDNELWKNTVGETIRSVMAQPIDGLPQEEPIFSLSQIPTQVFTGFAKQSRSILKVEQGEANFKIERDVHARPQKIVTVSGKDIAEIKEQITKNADNIVEALKAEEIRYKQTQMSKSLSRTKEIQESLGIKARFPSYYRVTNTIAKPEDKFFWIKRDIPTGYTNVLFYELPLSAIKKDDSLVSQIIRTRDSIGKKYISGPVDDSYMATEMAYAPHVYQTIIDNKPTIEVKGLWDVKNQFMSGPFIMYLIEDKINNRYLVAEGFAYAPSVSKRNYVFELESIIKSIRIN is encoded by the coding sequence ATGCGTAAACTTATTCTATTAGTAGTCATTATAGCCACTACCTTTTCTTGTGATAATAGTAGTAAAGGAGGTATAAAAATACTTCCAGATTCTGCAGGCCCAGTTAATAAAATAGCTATTGTTGTAGATAATGAGTTGTGGAAAAACACTGTAGGTGAAACCATTAGAAGTGTTATGGCACAACCTATTGACGGTTTGCCACAGGAAGAGCCAATATTTTCTTTAAGTCAAATACCTACTCAGGTTTTTACTGGTTTTGCAAAACAAAGCAGAAGTATTTTAAAGGTTGAACAAGGTGAAGCTAATTTCAAAATAGAAAGAGATGTACATGCAAGGCCACAAAAAATAGTGACTGTTTCTGGAAAGGATATAGCAGAAATTAAAGAACAAATAACTAAAAATGCTGACAATATTGTTGAAGCTTTAAAAGCTGAGGAAATAAGATATAAGCAAACACAAATGTCTAAATCTTTATCTAGAACTAAAGAGATTCAAGAATCCCTAGGAATAAAGGCGAGGTTTCCGTCTTATTATAGAGTTACAAATACTATTGCAAAACCTGAAGATAAATTTTTTTGGATAAAACGAGATATCCCAACTGGTTATACAAATGTATTGTTTTACGAACTACCTTTAAGCGCTATTAAAAAGGATGATAGTTTGGTGAGTCAAATTATTAGAACTAGAGATTCTATTGGTAAAAAATATATTTCAGGACCAGTAGATGATAGTTATATGGCAACAGAAATGGCTTATGCTCCACATGTTTACCAAACAATAATTGATAATAAACCAACAATAGAAGTTAAAGGACTTTGGGATGTAAAAAACCAGTTTATGTCTGGACCTTTTATTATGTATTTAATCGAAGATAAAATTAATAATAGATATCTTGTTGCCGAAGGTTTTGCTTATGCACCATCAGTATCTAAACGTAATTATGTTTTTGAGCTTGAATCTATTATAAAGTCTATTAGAATAAATTAA
- a CDS encoding LysM peptidoglycan-binding domain-containing protein, with protein MISVLKYIVVLFFVFFGLQLNAQDSLTVKTTRLSESELIAGESYVIDTIVDGKAFFKKPIEPLKDIDLTMELQDHEFASEIDKKWMEELYSTSLFDTIYRDVTDLKYEAVYYPELPTDTLKARLARLNARTPFNIEYNPQLENLIKRWLKNRHHSMERLMGLSKYYFPMFEREMDNYNIPLEMKYLSIVESALKPRAKSRVGATGLWQFMFATGKQYGLDVSSYVDERSDPIKSTKSAATYLAKLYQIFGDWDLALAAYNSGPGNVSKAIRRSGGYKNYWNIRPNLPRETAGYVPAFLATMYIFEYADEHGFVQHKPQFNYVETDTIHVKQMITLDQVSEFTGVKMETLQFLNPSYKLDVIPFIKGKNYTLRLPRNVVGAFVNNEKEMYAFAKAEFDKREKPLPQLKNSDTKTRYSVRQGDYLGKIARKFGVRVSQLKQWNGLRSNNLKIGQRLTVYPRNPSAITKASRKPKSTANFNGKTYKVKSGDSLWSISQKFSGVSVQDIKDWNDISGTNLKPGMTLRVSKS; from the coding sequence ATGATATCAGTTTTAAAATATATAGTTGTACTGTTCTTTGTTTTCTTCGGATTGCAGTTGAACGCGCAAGATTCTTTAACAGTAAAAACTACGCGACTCTCAGAGTCCGAATTAATTGCTGGCGAAAGCTATGTAATAGATACAATAGTCGACGGAAAGGCCTTCTTTAAAAAACCTATAGAGCCATTAAAGGATATAGATTTAACGATGGAATTGCAAGACCATGAATTTGCTTCTGAAATAGATAAAAAGTGGATGGAAGAGCTGTATAGCACGTCTCTTTTTGATACTATTTATCGCGATGTAACAGATTTAAAATATGAAGCTGTTTATTATCCAGAATTACCTACAGACACTTTAAAGGCAAGGTTAGCGCGCTTAAATGCTAGAACACCTTTTAATATAGAATACAATCCGCAATTAGAAAACTTAATTAAACGTTGGTTAAAAAATAGACACCATTCTATGGAGCGTTTAATGGGATTAAGTAAATATTACTTTCCTATGTTCGAACGCGAGATGGATAACTACAATATCCCTTTAGAGATGAAGTATCTCTCGATTGTAGAGTCAGCATTAAAACCAAGAGCAAAATCTAGAGTTGGAGCAACAGGATTATGGCAATTTATGTTTGCTACAGGAAAACAATATGGGCTAGATGTAAGTAGTTATGTAGACGAACGTAGCGACCCTATAAAATCCACAAAATCTGCAGCAACATACTTAGCAAAATTATATCAAATTTTTGGTGATTGGGATTTAGCATTAGCAGCTTATAATTCTGGCCCAGGAAATGTAAGTAAGGCAATAAGGCGTTCAGGTGGTTATAAAAACTACTGGAATATTAGACCAAATCTTCCACGTGAAACAGCAGGTTATGTACCTGCTTTTTTAGCAACAATGTATATTTTTGAATATGCAGACGAGCATGGTTTTGTGCAACACAAACCTCAGTTTAATTATGTAGAAACCGACACTATTCATGTAAAACAGATGATTACTTTAGACCAAGTTTCAGAATTTACAGGTGTAAAAATGGAGACGCTTCAGTTTTTAAATCCGTCTTATAAATTAGACGTTATTCCTTTTATAAAAGGAAAAAATTACACCTTAAGATTACCCAGAAACGTGGTTGGTGCTTTTGTTAATAACGAAAAAGAAATGTATGCTTTCGCTAAAGCAGAATTCGATAAACGAGAAAAACCTTTACCACAACTTAAAAATTCAGATACAAAAACGCGCTATTCAGTAAGACAAGGCGATTATTTGGGTAAGATTGCAAGAAAGTTTGGTGTTCGTGTAAGCCAGTTAAAACAATGGAATGGTTTAAGAAGTAATAACCTTAAGATAGGACAACGCTTAACTGTTTATCCACGAAATCCTTCAGCTATAACAAAAGCTTCCCGCAAACCTAAAAGCACTGCAAACTTTAACGGAAAGACATATAAAGTTAAAAGCGGAGATTCATTGTGGAGTATTTCGCAAAAATTTTCAGGAGTTTCTGTTCAAGATATTAAAGATTGGAACGATATTAGTGGTACTAATTTAAAACCAGGCATGACTTTAAGGGTGTCGAAAAGTTAG